A region from the Linepithema humile isolate Giens D197 chromosome 1, Lhum_UNIL_v1.0, whole genome shotgun sequence genome encodes:
- the LOC105672704 gene encoding receptor-type tyrosine-protein phosphatase S-like isoform X1, giving the protein MKETTITVLMFTFLACQVLHIFGKVIVLRGAPESNSQLRTLICLSEDDGSALVWNHLIWNAESVKPNILAFSKNAFNNNKIDCKMNDSEGCLKLWSSKNWTITNSFATPMALVFDQRWEEFKEYEFSSQYEHVGSIQTSAVLSFSIRAQTDLHILFCKDKYYKENLCYWVIIGGWGNTRSAIRKCSQGLDFLKDTRRSWPVPPCADILSQINHTPLSASEWRSFVITLNSVTRNITVYDTDNMIMTYVDKEELKKNRTIERLDYQVFIRSTDKMLFRFHQYNFLHTTTTGANLTSPILKVNSTTVCIQMFIGLCAECDAQVFLRDSTSNEVLEMVTAKGSLKPAIHGLPTWQSVKIKKNLTSTSSLVVQVIPELSTITSNPLWAIANVRQCPSTVSWRVNSVVTNQDLVEQDNLKDSLTCQKLFYNEHTVVNAIHFAKEGVALDDENCENGKLGPQCLFFCTYYMFGSADCNENAICYKNGCTCLPGFLGPKCSNPCGPNKYGHNCKKSCGSCRKINPMSTISSVESNLCDKTTGACLKGCKVENEKLYIRPLCKTAIDASVLPVINYRSTTNIRATVPITWKDEYKEDEIKYIFYIIEKQQLNEQNCRNISCYYSEWSNILPNTTYVIGNFENLKSNTEYKVCYVIRVGDLSVRSNWQEAETDCNPTRDFNVTTEETSLMINWRIDKQQLYPCPANKYHLIVNRVDKLEQIVNETATSFPYKVSSLTSHTLYNVTIFYKDQTLFFKEIHTLEGVPSEVLDLHTTLLSNNNITLTWRAPKEPNGNITQYHIMLKIQEYYGCMDVGEFESSNHTIEKWTTNKTITISNLQPYANYRAQVTAHNSRHGGTSREITFETKESEIPTETFGPLTLSTKLILSWSKPEDCKTISGRLKARIKIDGVSDAVKNFSFVSQAQPSQDQLNYFDLKKISELYGAEQYMVRVYVVRDENSSENASAYQKRLFTLPPTAPPPITNLDVVEIDTRHRREIIHLRWKSPVPPTNGKLSHYVIRICDLLYLSCFNHYKVNVNNTCDLWDDYICATIDSTHLEIQILAYNINVTESSVPVYVTETMLHNTTPDAPGNFTLTVKNNSVIDVKWDHPWKTGRHLQYFLIQIHKVSSNLTKNISIVSDKKVLKNYARYYKQELYLFPSTLYNIQIQAVTIANKSSSTNTKILQTPTTIDFDGNLMADVKKFDSTISLKIPPVLNDTQHSRIHIIVKGPKEPCKHLEVPPILRTQIKIKIDESAWQAAEGSISEFANQEFIVGNNNTYGNATNCPLKPEGSYNITVVLIEGNLTVIRTAFTILKREDTTNLDNPVDSVDPSMRHEVWFIPIICLILVGAIFYFYQRRKQQLDKQVMPQDEIILSQNIENYEHETSVISTSKQESSTPSDRQSLSRAATPEMSLIAIESSEEKKETASLIKVKDFEDYVRQAIQSGLLDKQYETFPRGQTQPWDYGKLPENKSKNRYGNLIAYDKTRVILNKLPDDAYSDYINANYITGYKKKKHYIATQGPKPNTVIDFWRMIWQERVLIICMLANVIENGKTKCEQYWPDIGKKKKYGDVIVLNAKHNVFADYCFRIFQVTCGDETRKIEHLHYTAWPDHGVPLYTHSVVTYLKKLLATPPGNGPVVVHCSAGIGRTGTIILCDICLRRAAAEGFVDVFAETASIRSERANMVDNKQQYLLAHLALVECLLSIPTALPCNMLPTRINELKKQLLVQQQRLQNTAWQNEALRQVTVSYPLSERNRAKNRFPELISDKVSRVYLKRYPTSDEDSDYLSAVYVDGVKLQNQYIATQLPMPSTINDFWRMIAEFKVELILMLQPPDLQDPTCCAIVPMSDEFTPTPYLNITTKDTVELEYYTSKKLLLVDNSEKPPREQFVTILCLTEWKPGKDQPLPSVMSMVTFWQATERIARGDGPTVTLCHDGVTGCGLYLALSFLLERMAVERECDVCLAVRAVRRSRSDFVQSLEQLEYLYDAAEAYLKYFETYANFS; this is encoded by the exons ATGAAAGAAACGACGATAACCGTATTGATGTTTACTTTTCTCGCGTGTCAAGTGTTACACATTTTTGGAAAAGTGATTGTATTGCGCGGTGCGCCAGAATCAAACTCACAATTAAGAACATTAATATGTCTCTCAGAAGATGATGGCAGCGCTCTTGTATGGAATCATTTAATATGGAATGCAGAATCTGTAAAACCTAATATAC TGGCTTTTAgcaaaaatgcatttaataataataaaatagactGCAAAATGAACGATTCCGAAggttgtttaaaattatggTCAAGCAAAAACTGGACTATTACAAATTCCTTTGCAACGCCTATGGCCCTAGTATTTGATCAACGATGGGAAG aatttaaagaatatgaaTTTAGTTCTCAGTATGAACATGTTGGCTCTATACAAACTTCTGCAGTACTTTCGTTTTCGATCCGTGCACAAACAGATCTACATATATTGTTTTGCAAAGACAAATACTATAAGGAAAATCTTTGCTATTGGGTCATAATAGGCGGTTGGGGCAATACAAGATCTGCCATCCGAAAATGTTCACAAGGATTGGATTTTCTGAAAGATACTCGCAGATCATGGCCAGTTCCACCATGTGCAGATATATTATCTCAAATTAAT caCACGCCATTATCTGCCAGCGAATGGCGATCATTCGTCATTACGTTAAATTCTGTGACTCGTAATATTACCGTTTATGATACGGATAATATGATTATGACATATGTGGACAaagaagaattgaaaaaaaacagaaCAATTGAAAGATTGGATTATCAAGTATTTATTCGAAGCActgataaaatgttattcCGCTTTCATCAAT ACAATTTTCTGCACACGACTACTACAGGTGCAAACTTAACGAGTCCCATCTTAAAAGTCAACAGTACAACGGTATGCATACAAATGTTTATCGGTCTCTGTGCAGAGTGCGATGCACAAGTATTCTTACGTGATTCTACAAGTAATGAAGTGTTAGAGATGGTAACGGCAAAAGGCTCATTAAAGCCCGCAATTCATGGCTTGCCTACGTGGCAATCAGtcaaaatcaagaaaaatctTACATCGACTAGTAGCTTAGTTGTTCAAGTGATTCCTGAACTTAGCACAATCACCTCGAATCCGCTGTGGGCCATAGCGAATGTTCGTCAATGTCCTTCAACTG taTCTTGGAGAGTGAATTCTGTTGTTACTAATCAAGATTTAGTAGAACAAGATAATTTGAAAGATTCTCTAACATGTCAGAAACTGTTTTATAATGAACATACCGTTGTGAATGCTATACATTTTGCTAAAGAAGGTGTTGCATTag ATGATGAAAATTGTGAGAACGGAAAACTAGGACCGCAATGCTTATTCTTTTGCACATATTACATGTTTGGTAGCGCTGACTGCAACGAAAATgcaatttgttacaaaaacgGTTGCACATGTCTTCCAGGTTTTCTAGGACCTAAATGTTCTAATC CTTGTGGACCAAATAAATATGGACATAACTGCAAAAAATCGTGCGGTTCATGCAGAAAAATTAATCCTATGTCTACAATTAGTTCTGTGGAATCAAATCTATGTGACAAAACAACTGGCGCATGTCTTAAAGGGTGCAAAgtagaaaacgaaaaattatacatacgcCCTTTGTGTAAAACTG CCATAGACGCTTCAGTCTTGCCTGTAATTAACTATAGAAGCACTACAAATATCCGAGCCACAGTTCCTATAACATGGAAAGATGAATACAAGGaagatgaaattaaatatatcttttacattatagaaaaa caacaattaaatgaacaaaattgtagaaatatttcttgttattACTCAGAATGGAGTAATATACTCCCAAATACGACGTATGTAAtaggaaattttgaaaatttaaaatctaataCTGAATATAAAGTCTGCTACGTGATACGTGTTGGAGATTTGTCAGTAAGAAGCAATTGGCAAGAAGCTGAGACTGATTGCAATc cGACTCGAGACTTCAATGTAACGACAGAAGAAACAAGCCTGATGATTAACTGGCGAATCGACAAACAA CAATTATATCCATGTCcagcaaataaatatcacCTCATAGTGAACCGTGTTGATAAATTGGAgcaaattgttaatgaaaCTGCTACATCTTTTCCTTATAAAGTATCATCTTTAACATCACACACTTTATACAACGTaaccatattttataaagatcaaacattatttttcaaggaAATACATACACTTGAAGGAG TTCCATCTGAAGTATTAGATCTTCACACAACTCTGCTATCCAACAATAACATAACTCTAACTTGGAGGGCTCCAAAAGAACCAAATGGAAATATAACACAGTAtcatataatgttaaaa ATTCAAGAATACTACGGCTGTATGGATGTTGGTGAATTTGAGTCAAGTAATCATACTATTGAAAAATGGACAACAAACAAAACAATCACAATATCTAATTTACAGCCATATGCAAATTACAGGGCACAAGTTACAGCTCACAATTCGCGACATGGCGGCACAAGTAGAGAGATAACTTTTGAGACAAAGGAATCCG AGATACCAACGGAGACATTTGGCCCATTGACTTTATCTACGAAATTGATATTGTCGTGGAGTAAACCTGAAGATTGCAAAACGATTTCGGGACGATTAAAGgctagaataaaaatagacgGCGTGAGCGACGCTGTCAAAAATTTCAGTTTTGTGAGTCAAGCCCAGCCCAGTCAAgaccaattaaattattttgatttaaaaaagatatcagaACTTTATGGCGCTGAACAATACATGGTAAGAGTTTATGTAGTAAGAGATGAGAACAGTTCGGAAAATGCTTCCGCTTATCAAAAACGTTTGTTTACACTTCCGCCAAcag CTCCACCTCCGATAACTAATCTGGATGTTGTGGAAATTGATACCCGCCATCGCCGTGAAATCATACATTTGAGATGGAAAAGTCCAGTTCCACCTACGAATGGAAAGTTGAGTCATTACGTCATTCGAATCTGTGATTTGCTTTATTTAAGTTGCTTTAACCACTATAAAGTTAATGTTAACAACACCTGTGACCTGTGGGATGATTACATCTGCGCTACTATAGATTCTACACATTTAGAAATtcag attttagcctacaatataaatgttactgaATCAAGTGTTCCCGTTTATGTTACCGAAACAATGCTACATAATACAA cacCAGATGCACCTGGGAATTTCACTTTGACAGTCAAGAACAATAGTGTAATTGACGTAAAATGGGATCATCCTTGGAAGACAGGCAGACACCTGCAgtattttcttattcaaatacataaagtttcttcaaatttgACGAAGAACATTTCAATAGTATCTGATAAAAAAGTTCTTAAAAATTACGCGCGTTATTATAAAcaagaattatatttgtttccaTCAACGCtgtataatattcaaattcaAGCTGTGACAATAGCAAACAAATCTAGCAGCACTAATACCAAAATATTGCAAACACCTACCACGATCGATTTTGATGGGAATCTGATGGCAGACGTAAAGAAATTTGATTCCACGATATCATTAAAGATTCCGCCTGTCCTAAACGATACGCAACATAGTAGAATACACATCATAGTAAAAGGACCTAAAGAACCTTGCAAACATTTAGAAGTGCCTCCAATTTTAAgaacgcaaataaaaataaagattgatgAAAGTGCTTGGCAGGCTGCAGAAGGTTCG ATCAGCGAATTTGCTAACCAGGAATTTATTGTTGGCAACAATAATACTTACGGTAATGCTACGAATTGCCCACTAAAACCTGAAGGATCGTATAATATAACAGTTGTCTTAATCGAAGGGAATTTAACTGTTATAAGGACTGcgtttacaatattaaaacgtGAAGATACAACAAATCTTGATAATCCTGTTGATTCTGTTGATCCATCAATGCGTCACGAAGTGTGGTTTATACCAATAATATGTCTGATTCTGGTAggcgcaattttttatttttatcaaag AAGAAAGCAGCAATTAGATAAGCAGGTAATGCCGCaggatgaaataattttgtcgcaaaacattgaaaattacGAGCATGAAACTTCCGTGATATCAACCTCAAAGCAGGAGTCATCGACGCCTTCCGACAGACAGTCTTTATCGCGGGCAGCCACTCCGGAAATGTCACTGATTGCAATCGAGAGTAGcgaagagaagaaagagaCGGCATCATTGATTAAAGTGAAAGATTTTGAGGATTATGTCAGACAGGCAATACAATCAGGATTGTTAGACAAACAGTACGAA ACGTTTCCAAGAGGACAAACTCAACCGTGGGATTATGGCAAATTACCAGAGAACAAATCTAAAAATCGATACGGAAATCTTATAGCAT ATGATAAAACGCGTGTGATACTGAATAAACTTCCGGATGACGCTTACTCAGATTATATCAACGCCAATTACATCACT ggttataagaaaaagaaacattacaTAGCGACACAAGGACCCAAACCCAACACAGTCATTGATTTTTGGCGCATGATTTGGCAAGAACGTGTTCTTATTATTTGTATGTTGGCTAATGTGATCGAAAATGGAAAG ACAAAATGCGAGCAATATTGGCCCGACATTGGCAAGAAGAAGAAATACGGTGATGTCATTGTACTAAATGCAAAGCACAACGTTTTCGCGGATTATTGCTTTAGAATTTTTCAAGTCACTTGCGGAGATGAAACTCGAAAG aTAGAACATCTGCATTATACAGCCTGGCCGGACCATGGTGTGCCATTGTACACACATTCTGTAGTAACGTATTTGAAGAAACTATTGGCGACACCACCTGGAAATGGGCCTGTTGTTGTTCATTGCAGTGCTGGTATTGGAAGAACTGGAACCATCATTTTGTGCGACATTTGTCTCCGTCGTGCAGCGGCCGAAGGG TTCGTCGACGTTTTCGCTGAAACGGCATCCATTAGAAGCGAAAGAGCGAACATGGTAGATAATAAGCAGCAATATCTTTTGGCGCATTTAGCATTGGTGGAATGTTTGCTTTCCATTCCGACCGCATTGCCATGTAATATGTTACCAACACGAATCAATGAATTAAAGAAACAACTATTAGTTCAACAGCAAAG ACTACAAAATACTGCGTGGCAGAACGAAGCTCTACGGCAAGTGACGGTTTCATATCCATTATCAGAGCGTAATCGTGCCAAAAACAGATTTCCAGAACTGATTTCAG aTAAAGTCAGCAGAGTGTATTTGAAAAGATATCCGACATCGGATGAGGACAGCGATTATCTATCTGCCGTGTACGTAGATGGAGTGAAACTTCAAAATCAGTATATAGCCACACAGCTACCTATGCCATCAACGATTAACGATTTCTGGCGGATGATTGCCGAATTCAAAGTGGAACTTATTCTTATGTTACAACCGCCTGATCTTCAAGATCct ACTTGTTGTGCAATCGTTCCTATGAGCGACGAGTTTACACCAACGCCATACTTAAACATTACAACAAAGGACACTGTGGAATTGGAATATTATacatcaaaaaaattgttactcgTTGATAATTCTGAG AAACCTCCGAGAGAACAATTTGTCACTATATTGTGTTTAACGGAGTGGAAACCTGGAAAGGATCAACCACTGCCATCAGTTATGTCGATGGTAACTTTTTGGCAAGCCACGGAAAGAATCGCAAGAGGCGATGGACCTACTGTCACGCTTTGcca tgATGGAGTAACTGGATGCGGTCTCTATCTAGCGTTGAGTTTTCTGTTGGAGCGAATGGCCGTCGAAAGGGAGTGCGATGTTTGTTTAGCAGTGCGAGCGGTTAGACGGTCAAGATCAGATTTTGTTCAATCTTTG gaACAACTGGAATATCTATATGACGCCGCAGAAGCATATTTGAAGTACTTCGAAACCTATGCAAATTTCTCGTAA